In the genome of Nitrospirota bacterium, one region contains:
- a CDS encoding secondary thiamine-phosphate synthase enzyme YjbQ encodes MLKTLNVKSRSKTELIDITDEVRELIKESGVTSGVCHLYVPHTTAGVTINEGADPSVKRDILTTLNRLIPFEGDYQHMEGNSAAHIKSTLVGAAQCVLVEDGKPLLGTWQSIYFCEFDGPRHRRVLVKLS; translated from the coding sequence ATGCTGAAAACGCTTAATGTAAAGAGCAGGTCGAAGACCGAGCTCATCGATATCACCGATGAGGTCCGCGAGCTCATCAAGGAGTCCGGGGTGACGAGCGGCGTCTGTCACCTCTACGTGCCCCATACGACCGCGGGCGTTACCATCAACGAGGGGGCCGACCCCTCGGTGAAGCGGGATATCCTCACCACCCTCAACCGCCTCATTCCGTTCGAAGGCGATTATCAGCACATGGAGGGGAATTCGGCGGCGCACATCAAGTCGACGCTGGTCGGCGCAGCGCAGTGCGTTCTGGTCGAGGACGGCAAGCCCCTCCTCGGGACGTGGCAGTCCATCTACTTTTGCGAGTTCGACGG